The Desulfovibrio legallii genome has a window encoding:
- a CDS encoding radical SAM protein has protein sequence MSVSGSGTAARPVWSLLVPWPVGGAAGPPVFPIFLPFQGCPVRCVFCAQDVQTGLLPFSDPVAAVRAALTSASAALAERAARGLPPVEPAFYGGTFTALPKAALAACLRWAGKARERGWATGFRCSTRPDRVDATGLALLREAGCRTVELGVQSFADHALAAARRGYTGAMAQTGCALVRQAGLQLTVQLLPGMPGHSPADFAADVACSLAAGAQALRFYPCLVLRGTGLAELWRSGRYRPWPLDATLTALAVGWLRAREAGVAVIRMGLAPEPGLDAAVLDGPRHAALGARVQGRALLLAVRRALEATCRAEAGFALEAPHACQGFFWGHKGELRPAWEDLGLRRLHFSARSGLLLEAL, from the coding sequence ATGTCTGTTTCCGGTTCCGGCACAGCCGCGAGGCCGGTCTGGAGCCTCCTGGTGCCCTGGCCCGTCGGCGGTGCGGCGGGGCCCCCTGTTTTTCCCATATTTTTACCCTTCCAGGGCTGCCCTGTGCGTTGCGTGTTCTGTGCGCAGGACGTGCAGACCGGCCTTCTGCCGTTTTCTGACCCGGTGGCGGCGGTGCGCGCCGCGCTGACATCGGCCTCCGCAGCCCTTGCCGAACGCGCCGCCAGGGGGCTGCCCCCAGTGGAACCGGCCTTTTACGGAGGCACCTTCACTGCCCTGCCCAAGGCGGCCCTGGCTGCCTGCCTGCGCTGGGCGGGCAAGGCCAGGGAGCGGGGCTGGGCCACCGGGTTTCGCTGCTCCACCCGGCCGGACAGGGTGGACGCGACCGGGTTGGCCCTTCTGCGCGAGGCGGGCTGCCGTACGGTGGAGCTGGGGGTGCAGAGTTTTGCCGACCACGCGCTGGCAGCGGCGCGGCGCGGCTATACGGGGGCGATGGCGCAAACCGGCTGTGCTCTGGTGCGGCAGGCGGGGCTGCAGCTTACTGTGCAGCTCTTGCCGGGCATGCCCGGCCACAGTCCTGCAGACTTTGCCGCCGATGTGGCGTGCAGCCTGGCGGCGGGCGCACAGGCTTTGCGGTTCTATCCCTGCCTGGTGCTGCGCGGTACGGGCCTGGCCGAGCTGTGGCGCAGCGGACGCTATCGGCCCTGGCCGTTGGACGCGACCCTTACGGCCCTGGCCGTGGGCTGGCTGCGTGCACGGGAGGCGGGCGTGGCCGTCATCCGCATGGGTCTTGCTCCGGAACCGGGCCTGGACGCGGCCGTGCTGGACGGTCCCCGCCATGCCGCTCTGGGGGCGCGGGTGCAGGGCCGTGCCTTGCTCCTGGCCGTACGGCGGGCTCTGGAGGCGACGTGCCGTGCCGAAGCCGGTTTTGCCTTGGAGGCCCCCCACGCCTGTCAGGGGTTTTTCTGGGGGCACAAGGGCGAACTGCGGCCGGCCTGGGAGGATCTGGGCCTGCGTCGCCTGCATTTCAGCGCAAGGAGCGGCCTGTTGCTGGAGGCTCTGTAG
- a CDS encoding integration host factor subunit alpha has protein sequence MKKTLTKADIVEAIYEETDKNRVDVKNVVEKLLDIMKGAIKKDRALLISGFGKFECYDKASRKGRNPKTDETITLPPRKVMVFRLSRKFRAELNS, from the coding sequence ATGAAAAAAACCCTGACCAAAGCGGACATCGTGGAGGCCATTTACGAAGAAACGGACAAAAACCGCGTTGACGTCAAAAACGTGGTGGAAAAACTGCTGGACATCATGAAGGGCGCCATCAAAAAAGACCGCGCCCTGCTTATCAGCGGCTTTGGCAAGTTTGAATGTTATGACAAGGCCTCCCGCAAAGGCCGCAACCCCAAAACCGACGAAACCATCACCCTGCCCCCGCGCAAGGTCATGGTCTTTCGGCTTTCCCGCAAATTCCGCGCGGAACTGAACTCCTGA
- the argB gene encoding acetylglutamate kinase, which translates to MHAASVVIKYGGHAMTQPDLQAAFAADLAQLAAQGMDFALVHGGGPQISALLDRLHIASRFVDGLRVTDAATLEVVEMVLCGQVNKAVVSELAGHGVRAVGISGRDGGLLRARVQRPELGMVGTVEGVDPALVRCLLAAGFVPVVAPLANSPEGQALNINADTAAGALAGALKAEYFVLVSDVPGVLDAQGRLIPSLNRQEIAALQREGVISGGMIPKVLACLDALDAGCQRALILDGRAPSSLRRYLLDDAPLGTVVA; encoded by the coding sequence ATGCACGCAGCTTCAGTTGTGATCAAGTATGGCGGGCACGCCATGACCCAGCCGGACCTACAGGCGGCCTTTGCCGCCGACCTTGCCCAACTTGCCGCCCAGGGCATGGACTTTGCGCTGGTGCACGGGGGCGGGCCGCAGATTTCGGCCCTGCTGGACCGCCTGCACATTGCAAGCCGCTTTGTAGACGGCCTGCGCGTTACGGACGCCGCCACCCTGGAAGTGGTGGAAATGGTCCTCTGCGGCCAGGTAAACAAGGCTGTGGTCAGCGAACTGGCAGGGCACGGCGTGCGCGCCGTGGGCATTTCCGGCAGGGACGGCGGGCTGTTGCGGGCGCGGGTACAAAGGCCGGAGCTGGGCATGGTGGGCACGGTGGAAGGGGTGGACCCTGCCCTGGTGCGTTGCCTGCTGGCGGCGGGCTTTGTGCCGGTGGTGGCGCCCCTGGCCAACAGCCCCGAGGGGCAGGCCCTGAACATCAACGCCGACACGGCCGCCGGGGCTCTGGCGGGCGCTCTCAAGGCGGAGTATTTTGTACTGGTTTCGGACGTGCCCGGAGTGCTGGACGCCCAGGGCCGGCTTATCCCCAGCCTGAACCGGCAGGAGATTGCAGCCCTGCAGCGCGAAGGCGTCATCAGCGGAGGCATGATCCCCAAGGTGCTGGCCTGCCTGGACGCCCTGGACGCGGGCTGCCAGCGCGCGCTTATCCTTGACGGCCGCGCGCCCTCCAGCCTGCGGCGCTACCTGCTGGACGACGCGCCCCTGGGGACAGTGGTAGCCTAG
- the zraS gene encoding two-component system sensor histidine kinase ZraS — MCSVKEPSSVAGGQGETRPIPPWPGRAPVVLLLSAAAVVLAMMIGLLAFLSLERSEAGMARLLAEKGSSLIMAFENILRSGLRSEVGVRLQALLEEMADSPGIDFVAVTMPDGTIVAHSYRARLGEILQADGAEMDEAHMRELHVDAQARWRVMNMEGQRVFVVYRRFSPGLPHAVGGPSLPIIFLGLDISPFEMTRSQNRGYIAMLAAVTLLVGLACLLALYYAERARESRLGQRRAEGEVRRLEEEVRRKEKMAAVGNLAAGVAHEIRNPLSSIKGYATYFGQRFPEGSEDREAALVMVSEVDRLNRVIMDLIGLSRPSDVCPRPVSLEAVVEHVAQLIRQDAEKRGVTIVCRKAPRVPLALVDPERMGQALLNLCLNALDAMPQGGVLTLAVGRSRQRVCLMVRDTGTGIVPRQLPHIFDPYFTTKGQGTGLGLAMVHKIVEAHGGEIGVSSHLAREGQPGETIFRVWLSCAPQGAQSFVERRRRRRD; from the coding sequence ATGTGCAGCGTCAAAGAGCCCTCTTCCGTTGCGGGCGGCCAGGGCGAAACCCGCCCCATACCGCCGTGGCCCGGCCGCGCTCCCGTGGTGCTGCTGCTCAGTGCCGCTGCCGTGGTGCTGGCCATGATGATCGGCCTGCTGGCCTTTCTTTCGCTGGAACGCAGCGAGGCGGGCATGGCGCGTTTGCTGGCCGAGAAAGGTTCCTCTCTGATCATGGCCTTTGAAAATATTCTGCGTTCCGGTCTGCGCAGCGAGGTGGGCGTGCGCCTGCAGGCGCTGCTGGAAGAAATGGCCGACAGCCCCGGCATCGATTTCGTGGCCGTGACCATGCCGGACGGCACCATTGTGGCCCACAGCTACCGGGCCCGGCTGGGCGAAATCCTGCAAGCCGACGGGGCTGAGATGGATGAGGCCCATATGCGGGAGCTCCACGTCGACGCCCAGGCCCGCTGGCGGGTCATGAACATGGAAGGGCAGCGCGTTTTTGTGGTCTATCGCCGTTTTTCGCCGGGACTGCCGCACGCGGTCGGCGGGCCGTCTCTGCCCATCATTTTTCTGGGGCTGGACATCTCACCTTTTGAGATGACCCGCAGTCAGAACCGGGGTTACATTGCCATGCTGGCGGCCGTTACGCTGCTGGTGGGCCTGGCCTGTCTGCTGGCGTTGTACTACGCCGAACGGGCGCGGGAGTCGCGCCTGGGGCAGCGCCGGGCTGAAGGCGAAGTGCGCCGGCTGGAAGAAGAAGTCCGCCGCAAGGAAAAAATGGCCGCCGTGGGCAATCTGGCGGCGGGCGTGGCCCACGAGATACGCAATCCTTTGAGCTCCATCAAGGGGTATGCCACCTACTTCGGCCAGCGCTTTCCCGAAGGCAGCGAAGACCGCGAGGCTGCACTGGTCATGGTCAGCGAGGTGGACAGGCTCAACCGCGTCATCATGGACCTCATCGGCCTGTCGCGGCCCAGCGACGTCTGCCCCCGCCCCGTCAGCCTGGAAGCTGTGGTGGAGCACGTTGCGCAGCTTATTCGACAGGACGCGGAAAAGCGCGGCGTAACAATTGTCTGCCGCAAGGCCCCGCGCGTGCCTCTGGCTCTGGTGGACCCCGAACGCATGGGCCAGGCCCTGCTTAACCTCTGTCTCAACGCCCTGGACGCCATGCCTCAGGGCGGCGTGCTTACCCTGGCCGTGGGCCGGAGCCGGCAGCGCGTCTGCCTTATGGTGCGCGATACGGGTACGGGCATTGTGCCCCGGCAGTTGCCGCACATTTTTGATCCTTATTTTACAACAAAAGGGCAGGGCACGGGGTTGGGCCTCGCCATGGTCCATAAGATTGTGGAGGCCCACGGCGGCGAAATCGGCGTGAGCTCCCACTTGGCCAGGGAGGGGCAGCCGGGCGAAACCATTTTTCGCGTCTGGCTGTCCTGCGCGCCGCAGGGCGCGCAGTCCTTTGTAGAGCGCCGCCGCCGGCGGCGGGACTGA
- a CDS encoding ATP-binding protein, with product MAENGGQEWQEDSAWMREALTAANVGLWIIELDTRTGVLRLRADGVTCRLLGADAGMTPEACARFWLERVDSRYRASVEATLTDLRRDSRMHEVRYPYNHPRWGVVHVRCGGRRVSADDDPLVRVTGYHQDMSELHSAHQALRESLLRLSLACRLGWLGVFEMRSVHGQVDCTGNDVFYEQFGLHEGAGPEERLATITERILPEDRADWRVLCNPDNWLPGRQIHLQLRVVHPRRGLRWCALVYEVTGGKGGARVTGYVSDETEQRQNERVLREAKESAEAANAAKSIFLANMSHEIRTPMNGIMGMAHLVLNTDLTPQQRDYVEKIYGTCDSLLQIVNDLLDFSKIEADRLELEQQPFCPAQELEAVMVLLRPRASNHVSLESHMDPRLPAFLTGDALRLRQILLNLGGNAVKFSQKGRVCISLDFLRRQGGQVWIRCSISDEGIGMSREELSRIFTPFMQADTSITRRFGGTGLGLALCRRLTDLMGGAISVQSEPGKGSVFRVELPFAPCADDLARAAAAGDAGDTAANAARLHGRCVLVAEDGDINREILEVLLSGMGVTCLAAVNGQEALDLWQARHAEIDAILMDVQMPTMDGYTATRRIRESGLPRALEVPIVALTAYAMRGDAERSREAGMNAHLTKPLKVDDLTRALARIMPPTPRAGLAAASGRSAAPASNSGSGAASGASSAALGRGTGDHA from the coding sequence ATGGCCGAAAACGGCGGGCAGGAATGGCAAGAGGACAGCGCCTGGATGCGGGAGGCTCTTACGGCTGCCAATGTGGGGCTGTGGATCATTGAGCTTGATACCCGTACGGGCGTTTTGCGCCTGCGCGCTGATGGCGTTACCTGCCGATTGCTGGGTGCGGACGCGGGCATGACGCCCGAAGCCTGCGCCCGCTTCTGGCTGGAGCGGGTGGACAGCCGCTACCGCGCCTCGGTGGAAGCCACCCTGACCGACCTGAGGCGTGACAGCCGCATGCACGAAGTGCGTTACCCCTACAACCACCCCCGCTGGGGCGTGGTGCACGTGCGTTGCGGCGGGCGGCGCGTTTCTGCCGACGACGATCCCCTGGTGCGCGTCACCGGCTACCACCAGGATATGAGCGAGCTGCACTCCGCCCACCAGGCCCTGCGCGAGAGCCTGCTGCGCCTTTCTCTGGCCTGTCGGCTGGGCTGGCTGGGCGTTTTTGAAATGCGCAGCGTCCACGGGCAGGTGGACTGCACGGGTAACGACGTTTTTTACGAACAGTTCGGCCTGCACGAAGGCGCCGGGCCAGAAGAGCGCCTGGCCACCATTACCGAACGCATCCTGCCCGAAGACAGGGCCGATTGGCGCGTCCTCTGCAACCCCGACAACTGGCTGCCCGGCCGACAGATCCACCTGCAGCTGCGCGTGGTGCATCCCCGCCGGGGCCTGCGCTGGTGCGCCCTGGTCTATGAAGTGACCGGCGGCAAGGGGGGAGCCCGCGTCACCGGCTATGTGAGCGACGAAACCGAACAGCGCCAGAACGAGCGCGTGCTGCGCGAGGCCAAGGAAAGCGCCGAGGCCGCCAATGCCGCCAAAAGTATCTTTCTCGCCAACATGAGCCACGAGATCCGTACCCCCATGAACGGCATTATGGGCATGGCCCACCTGGTGCTCAATACAGACCTTACCCCCCAGCAGCGCGATTATGTGGAAAAAATTTACGGCACCTGCGATTCATTGCTGCAGATTGTTAACGATTTGCTGGATTTTTCCAAAATAGAAGCCGACCGGCTGGAGCTGGAGCAGCAGCCTTTTTGCCCTGCGCAGGAGCTGGAGGCCGTTATGGTGCTGCTGCGGCCGCGGGCCTCCAATCATGTCAGCCTGGAAAGCCATATGGACCCGCGTCTGCCTGCCTTTCTCACCGGCGATGCCCTGCGCCTCAGACAGATTCTGCTCAACCTGGGCGGCAATGCCGTCAAATTTTCTCAAAAAGGCCGGGTCTGTATTTCTCTGGACTTTTTGCGCCGCCAGGGCGGTCAGGTGTGGATACGCTGTTCCATCAGCGACGAGGGCATCGGCATGAGCCGGGAAGAGCTCTCCCGCATTTTTACGCCCTTTATGCAGGCGGATACCTCTATTACCCGCCGCTTTGGCGGCACGGGCCTGGGTCTGGCCCTCTGCCGCCGACTTACTGACCTCATGGGCGGGGCCATCAGCGTGCAGAGCGAACCGGGCAAAGGCAGCGTGTTTCGGGTGGAGCTGCCCTTTGCCCCATGCGCGGACGACTTGGCGCGGGCCGCGGCCGCAGGTGATGCGGGCGACACTGCCGCCAACGCCGCCCGTCTGCACGGACGTTGCGTGCTGGTGGCCGAGGACGGCGACATCAACCGCGAGATCCTGGAAGTGCTGCTCTCGGGCATGGGCGTCACCTGCCTCGCCGCAGTCAACGGCCAGGAGGCCCTTGATCTTTGGCAGGCCCGGCACGCGGAGATCGACGCCATCCTTATGGACGTGCAAATGCCCACCATGGACGGCTACACGGCCACCAGGCGCATCCGTGAAAGCGGCCTGCCCCGCGCTCTGGAGGTGCCTATTGTGGCCTTGACGGCCTACGCCATGCGCGGTGACGCCGAGCGCAGCCGCGAGGCCGGCATGAACGCCCACCTGACCAAGCCCCTCAAGGTGGACGATCTGACCCGTGCCCTGGCCCGCATTATGCCGCCCACCCCGCGTGCGGGTTTGGCCGCAGCTTCGGGAAGGAGCGCAGCCCCAGCTTCAAACTCAGGTTCCGGTGCGGCTTCGGGGGCAAGCAGCGCCGCACTTGGGCGGGGCACAGGCGACCATGCTTGA
- a CDS encoding zinc resistance protein encodes MLKACFALCVLATLYLPDAAVNRQASDPVAAVSQWEASPVPGLGSWLEGLSPAQRIPAQQVVEDYLPRVQALRQRILLKKNELAQLRYDLETPPDTLPKLGRELQFLRDELRTLLLHADADMRRQAGVSLGTPLSRGCGMEVSGLPPMPGQ; translated from the coding sequence ATGCTCAAAGCCTGTTTTGCCCTCTGTGTGCTCGCCACTCTGTACCTGCCGGACGCTGCGGTAAACCGGCAGGCCTCAGATCCCGTGGCCGCCGTCAGCCAGTGGGAAGCCTCCCCAGTTCCGGGGCTGGGCTCTTGGCTGGAGGGGCTTTCTCCGGCCCAGCGCATCCCGGCGCAGCAGGTGGTGGAAGACTACCTGCCCCGCGTACAGGCTCTGCGCCAGCGTATTTTGCTGAAAAAAAATGAACTGGCCCAACTGCGCTACGACCTGGAAACCCCTCCGGACACCCTGCCCAAACTGGGGCGCGAACTGCAGTTTCTGCGCGACGAACTGCGCACCCTGCTGCTGCACGCTGATGCGGACATGCGTCGCCAGGCCGGCGTTTCTCTGGGTACGCCCCTAAGTCGCGGCTGCGGCATGGAAGTTTCCGGTCTGCCGCCCATGCCGGGCCAATAA
- the gltX gene encoding glutamate--tRNA ligase, which produces MTQVVTRFAPSPTGHLHIGGARTAIFCWLLARHFNGRFHLRIEDTDLLRSKQEYTDSILASMRWLGLDWDGEPVYQTNRTELYNSYVDKLLQAGHAYWCSCTPEEVEAMREEARQAGRKPRYNGRCRTRDLGPGEGRCVRLKTPLSGKVVFDDMVKGRIAVDVSELDDMVIRRADGMPTYNMAVVVDDHSMGITHVIRGDDHVSNTPRQILIYEALGLPVPRFGHVPMILGPDRQKLSKRHGARAVIEYKQDGLLPQALVNYLVRLGWSHGDQELFSKEELIAYFDGSNLNPAAAAFDPAKLEWCNAHFMRTMPLDELARLTAPFVAETGLGDLPQERLEPLCLMFRERANNLKTLAQSFRPLLLPAAELEYVEKDAAKHLIEAGRVHLRALAPIFAACQPFSAENLEAALNAYVADNGLKFKAVAPPLRTALMGFMGGSHLNEIMAFLGRDETLARLERAAATTY; this is translated from the coding sequence ATGACCCAAGTGGTAACCCGATTCGCCCCCAGCCCTACGGGACATCTGCACATCGGCGGCGCGCGCACAGCCATTTTCTGCTGGCTGCTGGCCCGTCATTTCAATGGCCGCTTTCACCTGCGCATAGAGGATACGGACCTCCTCCGCTCCAAGCAGGAATACACCGACTCCATCCTGGCCTCCATGCGCTGGCTGGGCCTGGACTGGGACGGCGAGCCCGTTTACCAGACCAACCGCACCGAGCTCTACAACAGTTATGTGGACAAGCTGCTGCAAGCCGGCCACGCCTACTGGTGCTCTTGCACGCCCGAAGAAGTGGAGGCCATGCGCGAAGAAGCCCGCCAGGCCGGCCGCAAGCCGCGCTACAACGGCCGTTGCCGCACCCGCGACCTGGGCCCCGGCGAAGGCCGCTGCGTGCGCCTTAAAACGCCCCTCAGCGGCAAAGTGGTCTTTGACGATATGGTCAAAGGCCGTATAGCTGTAGACGTGAGCGAGCTGGACGACATGGTCATTCGCCGTGCGGACGGCATGCCCACCTACAACATGGCCGTGGTGGTGGACGATCACAGCATGGGCATCACCCACGTCATTCGCGGCGACGATCACGTCTCCAACACCCCTCGCCAGATCCTCATCTACGAAGCCCTGGGCCTGCCCGTGCCGCGCTTCGGCCATGTGCCCATGATTCTTGGCCCCGACCGTCAGAAGCTCTCCAAACGCCACGGCGCGCGCGCCGTCATCGAGTACAAACAGGACGGCCTGCTGCCCCAGGCCCTGGTTAACTACCTGGTGCGCCTGGGCTGGTCCCACGGCGATCAGGAGCTCTTCTCTAAAGAAGAACTCATTGCCTATTTCGACGGCTCCAATCTTAACCCCGCCGCCGCCGCCTTTGACCCCGCCAAGCTCGAATGGTGCAATGCCCATTTCATGCGCACCATGCCCCTGGATGAGCTGGCTCGCCTTACCGCCCCCTTTGTGGCCGAAACCGGCCTGGGCGACCTGCCTCAGGAGCGTCTGGAACCCCTCTGCCTCATGTTCCGCGAACGGGCCAACAACCTTAAAACCCTGGCCCAGAGCTTCCGCCCCCTGCTGTTGCCCGCGGCAGAGCTGGAATACGTGGAAAAGGACGCCGCCAAACACCTGATCGAAGCCGGCAGGGTTCATTTGCGTGCCCTGGCCCCCATCTTTGCTGCCTGCCAACCCTTTTCCGCTGAAAACCTTGAGGCCGCCCTCAACGCCTATGTGGCTGACAACGGCCTCAAATTCAAAGCCGTGGCGCCGCCTTTGCGCACGGCCCTCATGGGTTTTATGGGCGGCTCACACCTCAATGAAATCATGGCGTTTTTGGGCCGGGACGAAACCCTCGCCCGTCTGGAACGCGCCGCCGCCACAACGTATTAG
- a CDS encoding sigma-54-dependent transcriptional regulator encodes MSNSILVVDDDQAHRGMLRTMLRSWGYAVSEAADGDEALNLVRERAFDAVLTDVRMARMDGIHTLKSVLEYNPALPVVLMTAYSSVETAVEALRLGAYDYLVKPLDFEILRHTLRQAIEHSRLSVENRELRRQLSEAAARPGILGRSPAMLAMQETIATVAPTEATVLITGESGTGKELVARALHSGSARADKPMVTVNCAALAENLLESELFGHEKGSFTGADRRREGRFVQANGGTLFLDEIGEMPLPLQAKLLRALQEGEVQRVGSDAPLTVDVRVLAATNRDLREEVARRRFREDLYFRLNVISLEVPPLRDRGEDIPVLAAHFLERFAGRNRKSIRGFSPQAVDSLLRYAWPGNVRELENAVERAVILCNGDLITRRELPAAITEAASPEEASSAAVGALAGLPLDELERRAIGETLRCTGDNKSEAARQLGITRATLHNKLRKYGME; translated from the coding sequence TTGAGCAACAGCATCCTTGTGGTGGATGACGACCAGGCCCATCGGGGCATGCTCCGCACCATGCTCCGTTCCTGGGGCTATGCGGTGAGCGAGGCCGCAGACGGCGACGAGGCCCTGAACCTGGTGCGGGAGCGGGCCTTTGACGCGGTGCTCACAGACGTGCGCATGGCCAGAATGGACGGCATCCATACTCTCAAAAGTGTTCTGGAGTACAATCCGGCCTTGCCGGTGGTGCTCATGACGGCCTATTCCTCTGTGGAAACAGCGGTGGAGGCCCTGCGCCTGGGGGCCTACGACTATCTGGTCAAACCCCTGGATTTCGAGATCTTACGCCACACCCTGCGGCAGGCCATCGAGCATTCCCGCCTGAGCGTGGAAAACCGCGAACTGCGCCGCCAGCTGAGCGAAGCGGCGGCCCGGCCGGGCATTCTGGGGCGCAGCCCCGCCATGCTGGCCATGCAGGAAACCATCGCCACCGTGGCCCCCACTGAGGCTACGGTGCTCATCACCGGCGAATCGGGCACGGGCAAGGAACTGGTGGCCCGCGCCCTGCACAGCGGCAGCGCCAGGGCGGACAAGCCCATGGTGACGGTCAACTGTGCGGCCCTGGCAGAAAATCTTCTGGAGTCGGAGCTTTTTGGTCATGAAAAGGGCTCCTTTACCGGGGCGGACAGGCGGCGCGAAGGGCGCTTTGTCCAGGCCAACGGGGGCACGCTGTTTCTGGACGAAATTGGTGAAATGCCCCTGCCACTCCAGGCCAAGCTGCTGCGGGCGCTGCAGGAAGGCGAGGTGCAGCGGGTGGGTTCGGACGCGCCCCTTACTGTGGACGTGCGCGTGCTGGCCGCCACCAACCGAGACCTGCGCGAAGAAGTGGCCCGTCGGCGCTTTCGCGAGGATCTTTACTTCCGGCTCAACGTCATCAGTCTGGAGGTGCCCCCCCTGCGGGACAGAGGCGAGGACATCCCTGTGCTGGCGGCCCATTTTCTGGAGCGTTTCGCCGGGCGCAATCGCAAGAGCATCCGCGGCTTCTCTCCGCAGGCCGTGGACAGCCTGCTGCGCTATGCCTGGCCCGGCAACGTGCGGGAGCTGGAAAACGCTGTGGAGCGTGCCGTCATCCTTTGTAACGGCGACCTGATCACCCGCCGCGAGCTGCCCGCCGCCATTACTGAAGCCGCCTCCCCCGAAGAAGCCTCTTCCGCTGCCGTGGGCGCCCTGGCGGGCCTGCCCCTGGATGAGCTGGAGCGCCGGGCCATAGGCGAAACCCTGCGCTGTACCGGTGACAACAAGAGCGAGGCCGCCCGTCAACTGGGCATTACACGCGCCACCCTGCACAACAAGCTGCGCAAATACGGGATGGAATAA
- a CDS encoding HD domain-containing protein has translation MSEEKNSPPDPEGARWDRLADFCHELGMLRRTPRSGFAFLGSGGESVAEHSYRVSALGYVLARLAGADPARVTLLCLFHDLHEARTGDLNYVNHRYARLEPRRALEDCLAGTGLEDALLPLWDELEARQSPEAALAHDADQLDLICSLKEELDKGNAFAADWLKSAVQRLHTPSARQLAEAVLRADHNRWWHGGVDEAWWVRRGR, from the coding sequence ATGAGCGAAGAAAAAAACTCCCCGCCGGATCCGGAGGGGGCCCGCTGGGATCGGTTGGCGGATTTTTGTCACGAGCTGGGCATGTTGCGGCGAACGCCGCGTTCGGGTTTTGCTTTCCTGGGCAGCGGCGGCGAGAGCGTGGCGGAGCATTCCTACAGGGTCAGCGCCTTGGGCTATGTGCTGGCGCGTCTGGCCGGGGCCGACCCCGCTCGGGTGACCCTGCTCTGCCTGTTTCACGATTTGCACGAGGCCCGCACGGGCGACCTCAACTATGTGAACCACCGCTATGCCCGCCTGGAGCCGCGCCGCGCTCTGGAGGACTGCCTGGCGGGCACAGGCCTGGAAGACGCCCTGCTGCCCCTCTGGGACGAGCTGGAGGCCCGCCAAAGCCCCGAAGCCGCCCTGGCTCACGATGCGGACCAGCTGGACCTTATCTGCAGCCTGAAAGAAGAGCTCGATAAGGGCAATGCCTTTGCGGCGGACTGGCTCAAAAGCGCTGTGCAGCGGCTGCACACCCCGTCGGCCAGACAACTGGCGGAAGCCGTGCTGCGCGCGGACCACAACCGTTGGTGGCACGGCGGGGTGGACGAAGCCTGGTGGGTGCGGCGCGGCCGCTGA